A section of the Schistosoma haematobium chromosome ZW, whole genome shotgun sequence genome encodes:
- a CDS encoding hypothetical protein (EggNog:ENOG410Q0DG): MYRNNSVISNSSDSPQTSQPYYSRILLPKVSGNGPINHSQRRHSLLNGSSSTSSDRSKQSLVSAYFGRSRTLHRDSPSYMPTIFNFHPLNGYHSPVLKRRVCRTESTKANLFGTPEPPNSDIAIKHGLRVFESKKRARELSDITVTTEESSQDESDFGNSKRRKTSRTFDISTVGCTHDVDGFSFTSLRQLNSGNAVGVTACATDNRLLSKVSDRNSKSVQTQVLNECEDDRTVSTTSSAGSVKPSLNNIFGSAAALRRKIPYMSPSELEAHLLSTKALTYTSQYALENHTSEAGDFNPIDLDTSPFQYSRKKVTARRIATENNQTVEDSTQSSLNNVGPPLVTNITCYDEKSETDSSELPVVQPTSLNRFIANLESHSNLFLNKMSQSQIKTASAGFDVESRVKRIRELISAKSSNNSSSSCGYSTHSTISSITSTSYCSPITQILASSNSSPIVSTISSSLPSAHSTSGVSFMSVIVCNTSASVQNITSISNPLASSTTSKHFSFPVISSVSEVISTQAVIPTSITVTSIVSLPGSISFSFTSTSNISSPSAPVTSASTVLATAVTSVSFSFSTASTAHVSILKEPTIISTVAVTTSASVSHPIFPLVTNFSAVSTSESNSAVVPSSIFTFPTSTITTSATIISATATTTATQITPAFSFSFPPTSSTPLQTTSSNLSSAANLSSSVFEPLKPISTFSEFSFPKPAITSSASVPTSNPSSVAENIVQSDSSRPFTFGSINSQPISTASIFTFGASTVTTSSLKPVSSVSFGSTSIPSFLGSFSNSGPVSSSFVFGANVSKPSSTISSGAFGQITGTTSSLNTVANNVGLFTFTSPITSTSGVSLFGSNSINISSTTVSLPTNTSVSGFSSTTINPLLNPVSTTFSTNSFTLGIKPANVTPTKTTSLFGASNSIFETPNTSSSLKFNFNQLTSSAASNVAITSGLSFGTTIVTTTVTSVTPASTLFQFGSFSSNSKPSAASVSQPLSFGSSVPQFSFGQHFTPACSQPSTLPTLSFSSLNSGPITTTTNSFQFSSTPVFSNINPPTNFSGFNFSLPQTSTPSVITPQTNACFVFGQTPLSTGVANSNPFTFNTSSTTPPSNATNAPRRRPLSSRRSRRP, encoded by the exons ATGTACCGGAACAACTCTGTGATATCAAATTCGTCGGACTCGCCACAGACATCCCAGCCTTACTACTCTAGAATTCTCTTACCAAAAGTGTCGGGTAATGGTCCAATAAATCATTCTCAAAGGCGACACTCTCTTTTAAATGGTTCAAGTTCAACATCCTCAGACCGTTCTAAACAATCACTAGTTTCAGCCTATTTTGGTCGAAGTCGAACACTACACAGGGATTCCCCAAGTTATATGCCGACTATCTTTAACTTCCATCCTTTAAATGGTTACCATTCTCCAGTTCTGAAACGTCGCGTTTGTCGGACTGAGAGCACAAAGGCAAACTTATTTGGGACTCCTGAGCCACCTAATTCAGATATAGCCATTAAACATGGTTTACGTGTTTTCGAGTCGAAAAAGCGTGCTCGTGAGCTTTCTgatattactgttactacagaGGAATCATCGCAAGATGAATCAGACTTTGGAAATTCTAAGCGTCGAAAAACATCTAGGACATTCGATATATCTACCGTGGGGTGCACACACGATGTCGACGGCTTTTCTTTCACATCCTTGCGTCAACTCAATAGCGGAAATGCAGTTGGGGTTACTGCCTGTGCCACTGATAACAGATTACTATCCAAAGTGAGCGATCGAAATAGCAAATCAGTTCAGACGCAAGTTTTGAATGAGTGCGAAGATGATAGAACAGTTTCAACCACATCATCTGCGGGGAGTGTTAAACCGTCcctaaataatatttttggaTCTGCTGCAGCTCTGAGAAGAAAGATTCCATACATGTCACCATCTGAACTTGAAGCCCATTTGTTGTCTACTAAAGCTTTAACATATACGAGTCAGTATGCTCTAGAGAATCACACCTcagaagcaggtgattttaatcCTATTGATTTGGATACATCACCTTTTCAGTATTCAAGAAAAAAAGTCACTGCTCGTAGGATTGCAACTGAAAACAACCAAACCGTAGAGGATTCAACTCAGTCGTCTTTAAATAATGTTGGACCACCACTAGTTACTAATATAACTTGTTACGATGAGAAATCAGAGACTGACAGTTCAGAACTCCCAGTTGTTCAGCCGACATCCTTAAATCGCTTTATTGCAAACCTTGAAAGTCATTCAAACCTATTTCTTAATAAGATGAGTCAGTCACAGATTAAGACTGCTTCTGCGGGATTTGATGTGGAATCACGTGTGAAACGTATTCGTGAACTGATCTCAGCCAAATCTAGTAATAATTCGAGCAGTTCATGTGGTTATAGTACTCACTCTACTATCAGTTCTATTACAAGTACTAGCTATTGTAGTCCCATCACTCAAATCCTAGCTAGTTCAAATTCATCTCCTATAGTTTCTACCATATCATCGTCACTGCCTAGTGCTCATTCAACATCTGGCGTAAGTTTCATGTCAGTCATTGTATGTAACACTTCTGCATCAGTTCAGAATATCACCTCCATTAGCAATCCATTGGCATCTTCAACCACTTCCAAACATTTCAGTTTTCCTGTAATTAGTTCAGTTAGTGAAGTTATCAGTACTCAAGCTGTTATCCCAACATCTATTACCGTTACTTCTATAGTAAGTCTACCTGGTAGCATAAGTTTTAGTTTTACTTCTACATCCAACATATCTTCTCCATCCGCCCCAGTGACTAGTGCAAGTACAGTATTAGCAACTGCCGTTACATCAGTTTCATTTTCTTTCTCTACTGCTTCTACCGCCCATGTATCAATTTTGAAGGAACCAACAATCATTTCAACAGTAGCTGTAACTACGTCAGCTTCAGTCTCACATCCAATATTTCCATTAGTTACCAATTTCAGTGCTGTCTCAACATCTGAAAGTAATTCTGCAGTAGTTCCATCTTCCATATTTACTTTTCCGACCAGCACGATAACTACATCTGCCACAATAATTTCTGCAACGgcgacaacaacagcaacacaGATCACTCCTGCTTTCTCTTTTTCATTTCCACCTACTTCATCGACTCCTTTACAGACGACTA GTTCAAACTTATCATCGGCAGCAAATCTTAGTTCAAGTGTTTTTGAACCTTTGAAGCCTATTTCTACATTCAGTGAGTTTTCTTTCCCGAAACCAGCTATTACATCATCGGCCAGTGTTCCTACTAGTAACCCATCATCAGTAGCTGAAAATATAGTTCAGTCCGACAGTAGCAGACCGTTTACTTTTGGTTCAATTAATTCCCAACCCATTTCTACGGCTTCCATTTTTACATTTGGAGCGTCGACAGTGACTACATCCTCACTAAAACCAGTCTCATCCGTTAGTTTTGGATCAACTTCTATACCATCATTTTTGGGATCATTTTCCAACTCTGGACCTGTGTCAAGTAGTTTTGTCTTTGGTGCTAACGTGTCTAAACCTTCATCAACCATTTCAAGTGGTGCTTTTGGTCAGATAACGGGTACCACGTCATCGCTAAATACTGTAGCAAATAATGTTGGTTTGTTTACCTTTACATCCCCAATTACTAGTACTTCTGGCGTGTCATTATTTGGATCAAATTCTATTAACATCAGTTCCACAACTGTATCACTTCCCACAAACACGTCTGTATCTGGTTTCAGTTCAACTACGATAAACCCATTACTTAATCCAGTGTCTACAACATTTTCAACAAACTCCTTTACTCTTGGAATTAAACCAGCAAATGTAACTCCTACCAAAACTACATCTTTATTTGGAGCTAGTAATTCGATTTTCGAAACTCCTAATACATCATCATCtttaaaattcaattttaatcagttaACTTCTAGCGCCGCATCTAATGTAGCCATCACCAGTGGATTGTCGTTTGGTACGACAATTGTGACTACAACTGTAACTTCTGTAACGCCTGCTAGTACATTGTTTCAGTTCGGTAGTTTCAGTTCTAATTCAAAGCCATCTGCAGCTTCCGTTTCTCAACCGCTCTCTTTTGGTTCCTCAGTGCCTCAATTTTCGTTTGGCCAACACTTCACACCTGCATGTTCACAACCGAGCACCCTACCAACTTTGTCATTTTCCTCGCTTAATTCGGGTCCCATAACTACTACCACTAACTCTTTTCAATTCTCTTCAACTCCCGTATTTTCTAATATTAATCCGCCAACTAATTTTAGTGGCTTTAATTTCTCTCTACCCCAAACATCTACACCAAGTGTAATTACACCTCAAACAAatgcttgttttgtttttggtcAAACACCGTTAAGTACTGGCGTTGCTAATTCCAATCCATTCACTTTTAATACATCTTCAACTACTCCTCCATCTAATGCTACGAATGCGCCTCGACGTCGACCACTTTCAAGCAGACGCTCTCGTCGTCCATAA